The following is a genomic window from Kineosporiaceae bacterium.
GCCATCGTCGCCGCAGCAGCAGGGCGAGGCATGCCGGGACGCCGATCGCGACGTCCAGCTGCCAGGGCACCAGTCCCGGAACCGGCCCGGTGGCATCCCCGACCGCCACCAGGACCGCGCCGGCGAGGAGTGCTCCGACGACCATCGCCACGTCACGTAGGGCATCAGCCGTGCGGCGAGGCCCAGGACTGCTCATGGGTTCAGGCTAGGGCGGGCAGACCGCCCATGGCAGCAACCCGGGTCACCCCGACCCCCTACCAAAGGCGGGGGTCGAGGTGACCGATCGCCGACGACAGCACCGTGTCGGCACAGCATCGTGACCCTCATGACCCTCGTCCCCTCCCCGACCCGCCGGCAGGTGATGCGCCGGCGCATCACAGTCCTCACCGTGCTCACGCTCTCGCTCACAGCCGGGACGGCGTGGCTCGTCGCGAGCTCGAATCCTGAGTTCCAGCGGGTGCTCCAACCCGCCCAACTCACCGTGTCGGTGTTCGTGCCGTTCTTCGGCGTCCTGCTGGTCAGCGACCTGCACCGGTCGAGGTCATGGTCGGACGCACGGCTGGGACGACGCCTGGTCGCCGCCGCGGTGCTGGCGGGGGGTTTCGCCGTCGCCGGTCTCGTGATCGCGGCTACCGCCACCGCCGTTGCCGGCGGACCCTGGCCACCTGGCGCCCGCACAGCGGCCCTGGCGTGGGGCGCCGTGTGGGTGCAAGTGATCGCTCAGGCAACGGGAACCGCCTGGGGCTTGCTGCTCCGGCGTCCCGTCCTCGCCATGGCCGCGACCATCGTGGTCCCGATGAGCGTCACCGCCCTGCTCGCCGTGCTCGACCCCGGCGGCGGCGGGGCGCGTTGGATCACGCTCTACGAGAACGCCAGGTCCCTGCTGTCGGGCACGGCCCTTCCCCCGGCACTGCCCGTGGTCGTGCTGCTGTGGTGCGTCATCCCCAACGTCCTGGGCCGGCGCCTGCGGCGTGGCACGACTCTGCGCTCCGGCGAGCAGCCGCGCGCAGTGTGATGCGCTCCTCGACCCTGCTGCCTCGAGGCGCTGGGCGGCAGTGAACGATGGGGGCATGGCGAGGCATCCCTACCTGGACTGGCCCGGGCCGCTCGCGTTCGCCCATCGAGGCGGAGCCAGCGAGGCCCCCGAGAACACCGCGTCGGCCTTCGAGTACGCGATCGGCCTCGGCTTCACCTACCTCGAGACCGATGTCCACGTCACGGCGGACGGCGTGCTGGTCGCCTTCCACGACGAGGACCTCGAGCGGACCTGCGCTCGCCCCGGCCGGATCTCGCAGCTGCCCTCGTCCCAGGTGCGCACCGCCCTGGTCGAGGGCAAGGCACCGATCCCGCTGCTCGAGGATCTGCTCGGTGCGTGGCCGGATGCACGGTGGAACATCGACTGCAAGGCGGACGACGCGGTGCCGGCCCTGATCGACGTGCTCCGTCGGTGTTCCGCCGTGGATCGGGTGTGCGTCGGTTCGTTCAGCGATGCCCGGCTGCGGCGGATCCGGCGAGCGATGGGTGCCGAGCTGTGCACCAGCCTCGGCACACGCGAGGCGGCCAGCTGGGTCGTCGGCCTCCCACTGTCCACCTCGGCGCTGGTCGCCCAGGTCCCGGTGACCCACCGTGGGCTGACCGTGGTCTCGCCACGCACCGTGGCCCGGGCTCATCGACGTGGCTGGCAGGTTCACGTGTGGACCATCAACGAGGCCGACGAGATGCACCGACTGCTCGATCTGGGTGTGGACGGGCTGATGACCGACCGACCCGCGGTGCTGCGTCAGGTACTCCTCGAACGCGGCCAGTGGCACTGAGCCATGAGCCATGAGCCATGAGCCATCTTCTACCCTGCCAGGGTAGAATCACCTCATGGCGAGCATGAACATCAAGGACCCCGAGGTGCGACGCTTGGCCAGAGTCCTGGCCGCCCAGCGCGGGACGTCGGCCACCGCCGCCGTGCGTGAGGCGCTGCAAGAGGCACTCGAACGCCACGAAGAGCACCGACAAGGCACAGCGAACCGCCTGCTGGCTCTGGCCGATCCGGCACGAGCCGTCGACGAGCCACTGCTCGGCGACACAGACCTGTACGACGACGACGGGCTTCCCCGATGATCATCGACACCTCCGCCATCGTGGCCATCCTGGCTGGTGAGGAGGAAGCAGCCGAGTTTGCCCACCTGATCGAGTCGGTCGACGAACCATGGATCTCGGCCGGCACAGTGCTCGAGGCTTCCCTCGTGCTGGGAAGCCGACGTCAGGGCCTGCTGGATGACTTTCTGGACATCGCCAACGCTCGGGTCATCGCGTTCGACGAGCAGCAACTCACCGTCGCACGCGAGGCGCACGCCCGGTTCGGCCGGGGCTCCGGATCGCCGGCACGACTCAACTACGGTGATTGCTTCGCCTACGCCCTGGCCCGAACGTCCGGGCGCCCTTTGCTCTTCAAGGGCGAGGACTTCGGGCACACCGACATCGTTCGAGCCTCGTCGACAGGAGAGTGAACTCGCTGCGAGTGGCCCTGAAGGTCCTGGCCCTGACGCTCACAACCTTCCGAGATGTCCCGTGGAATGCGCCTTACTACGCGCGTCGGTGCGGCTTCCACATCGTGGACGACGCCACCTGTGGTTCGGGTCTGCAGGCGATTCGCGAGCACGAGACAGCTCATGGGCTCGACCGGTGGCCACGCGTGTGCATGCGCCGCTACCTGACGCGACGGGGTGGCTGACGTGCGGGTGCCAAACGCGGCGTATAGCCCTCGTTCGGCACCCGGGACTCACTCGAGCGCGCACGATGGCGCCATGCCCCTCCCCCACTCCTTCTCGGCCGGCGACCTCACGGTGACTGTGCGGCAAGCGCGAGCGGACGACGTCCCGGCGATCGTCGACCTGATCGCCGCCGACCAGCTCGGCGTGACGCGTGACGGCATTCGCAGCGAGGCCGACGGCGCCGCCTATCTGGCAGCGTTTCAGGCCATCGACGCCGATGCCGGTGAGGTGCTCGTGGTGGCCGAATATGACGGCCAGGTCATCGGCACGCTGCAGCTCTCGCTGATCCCCGGCTTGGCCCGGCGTGGCTCGCTGCGCGCGCAGCTCGAGGCCGTACGGGTGTGCGAGGACCTCCGCGGCCGAGGCATCGGTGCCGCGCTGCTGGCCTGGGCCATCGACGAGGCACGAGGTCGCGGATGCGCCTTGGTACAGCTCACCAGCGACAAGACCCGCGCCGACTCCCATCGCCTCTACAGCCGCCTCGGCTTCACTGCCTCACACGAGGGCTTCAAGCTGCGATTGTGACCGCCGGATAGGGTTCGATCATGACCTCCGAGAGCACCTCGAGCCACCAGACCACAGCGGAGTTCTCGATCGATCTGACCCCGGCCGACGGCCTGCTCGAGGCGACTGGCCGGTTCGACTTCACCAAGACCTGGTCGGGCGGCATGCAGGGCAGCAGTCGCGGCGTCATGCTCTCGGCGGGTGACCCGCAGAGCGGCAACGCCGGCTACGTCGCCCTCGAGGTGTTCGACGGCATCATCGATGGGCACCGTGGCCAGGTGGCGCTGCACCAGTTCGGGTCCATGAACCAGGGCGGCTACGAGCTGCGGTACGAGCTGGTGCCTGGCACGGGAACTGCTGAGTTGGCCGGCATCACCGGCGCCATCGATCTGGTGATCGACGCCGGAACACATCGCGTCACCGTGCGGTATGCCATCGACCAGGCCGAGTAGTCAGCCGGCCACATCCCCGATGCCTACCCGGCGGGGTTCACAGCAGCGATGGCCTCGATGTCCTCCGATGCCAGGCCCGCAGCGTCCAGGATCTTCTGGAGCACGGCGTTCTTGCCGGCGATGTACTCGTCCATGGAGTCGAGATCCCGTTCTGCCAGAGCGCATTTCACGGCGGCGTACTCGGCTCGGAGGGCGGGGTCGCAACGCAGGATGTCCCGCCTCACTCCCCCGCGAAGGCCAATCCGATCGCTGCCAACGCCGGACGCAACCGGTCGATGGCGATCGGCCCGACGCCGTGCAGCGCGAGCAGGTGGGCCACGGCCACGCCGTCCAGACTCTCGAGGGTGGTGTACCCGGCGGCGTTCAGCGCCCGGCTGGCGGGGGCACCGATCCGGGGTAGCGACGTCCCGGACGGCGGCGCGGGCCGATCGCGTGCCGGCCCGCCGTCGTCCACCACGGCGAATCCGCGCGGCGAGAGCCGGTAGCCGATGTCGAGCGACTCGGTCAGTCCGAGTTCCTTCAACTTGCGCACGTCCCGCTTGAAGCTGGGCGTGTCCCGCCCGAAGGCGGCCGCCAGGTCCGGGGCTCGCACCCCTGGCGAGGCGTCGATCGCGGCCAGCGTGGCCGCCGTCCAGGCCCCGATGGACGACGCCCGGTCGAGTCGATCGAGGCGCCGACGGATCTCGGCGATCTCCTCTGACGACGGCACACTGCGGCGCAGTGCAGCCCGAGGATCCTCCCCACCGAACCGCAACCCCACCCGGTACACCGGCCGTTCCGCCCTGGCCTCCAAGGCCTTTCGCAACGCCACCAGCGAGACCTCACCCGCCCGTCGCGCCTCGGCCGCGGTGATCCGGCTGGGCGCGACCTGGTCGACCGAGGTCACCTCGAGGACGCCGACTGCGGTGCGCATCCGGGTGCCGACCACCACCCGGGGCCGGTCCCAGCGTCGGAAGGCGAGGTCCACCTCGCCACGCGCGATGGCCGCCAGGGTGGCGGGTCGAATCATCATGCGGGCGATTCTTCACCCCAACGGAAAGGCGGTCACCACCGCCCAGCTGCCCTGTCGTGAGTCCTGCGCCATCAAGGTCACCTGCTCGACCCGCGCCGAGATCGGCAGCTGTGGCAGCACCACCTGTTCTGCCTCCAGCAGGTCAGCCACCGGCCGGCGATCCCCGATCGTCAGATGCGGGTGCTCGCCTGCGTGGCGACCGCCGTAGGGCGGGCACTGCGGGTAGGCGTTCCACACGGCTCGGGTCAGCTCGACGAACGGCTCCCGAGGTAGTGGCGCGAGCCAGAGCACCGTGTCGTCGAACCAGGCCGTGCGTTCGAACCGCACGTCGAACGGCGGGTGAGCCGCGAAGAGCGTCGCCAGGCGATCCAGCACCCTGTGGTCGACCGCATCCGCCGGCAGGAAGGGCCACAGCACCGTGACGTGCGCTGGGACCCGCGCCGCGGCGGCGGCGTCCAACCGGACCCGCAGCGCGCCGACGACCGGTTCGGCCTCGCCGATCGTCACCAACAGCGCAGACTCACGGGGCCGTTGGACTGCCTCGTCCCCGACGTCGGCCGAAGTCATCGTGGGCCGTCCGGCAGCACCGGCAGCGCGATGAACTCGTGGCATTGGATCGGCCAGCGCAGCAGACTCCGTTGCGGCTGCGGAACCCGGGCCAGCCCGGTCTCGGCGTCCAGCACGCGCGGTGGCCCCAGCAGGACGACGTCCCGCCCGAAGCGCATCCGCGCCCCACCCGCCGCGCGCACGTTCTTCAACCACTGCACGTCGGAGCCATAGGTCAGCGCCACCGTGACCTCGTCGCCGTCGCGGAAGGCCATCAGCGGCGTGTGCAGCACCCGGCCCGACACCCGCCCGACGTGTTCGAGGTCGACCAACGAGGCCAGGCCGACCAGCTTCAGGGTCACCGGGTTGAGGAAACGTCGATTGATGCGCGTGATCCCCAGGGGAATCGGCATGACCCCTCCCTCCTGCAGCGCCTACCCCAGGCTAGATCCCTGACGCAGCAGCGGTCTCGACGAAGACGGGGTCAGCTGCTGATCAGCACACTCAGGCAGGTGACGCAGCCCTCGAGCTTCTCGAACTCGCCGATCTCGACCACCTCGGGACGCAGGCCCTGATCCGCCAGCAGCTGCGCCGTCCGGGGCGCCGAGGCGGACATCAGCACGGTGGCGCCACCGAGCGGGACGACGTGGGCACCCTCCTCCTCCGGCGGAACCACGATCGTGGGCAGCGACGTGGCCTCGATCAGTGACGGCAACCCGATCAGTCGACCGTCCGGCAGCGCCGTCAGCGCCGACTTCAGGTGCAGCACCTCGAGCAGCGGAACCGTGACCACGGTGCGCCCCCGCGATGCGAGCAGGCGGCTCAGTTGGGCGATGCCCTCGGCGTTGGTCCGGCCACCCAGACCGACGTAGACCACGAGCCCGACCTGCAACACATCGCCGCCGTCCAGCGTGCCCGGCGCCTCGATGCGTGCCACCGTCAGGCCCAGGTCGCCGAGGGCCGACTCGGTGCCCACCACCTCGCCACGGCGCTCCAGCGCGCCCGGATGGGTCAGCACGGCCAGGTCGTCGACCACCACGACGGTGTCCTCGATGAAGACGGCGTCCGGGTGCGCGTCGGCCGGTGACACCACGACCGAGCGCCACCCGTGACGCTCCAGCGCGGCCACATACCCGGCGTGCTGATCCAGGGCCAGGTCGAGGTCGACCGGGCTGCGCGAGATGTGGGTGACGATGCCCTGATCGAGCAACGGGCCAGGCGGCCGCACCAGGGCCATGCCCCGCACGCCGTCCGGTCTGGGCACGTCGGTCAGGTTCACGGGGTCGCTCACGCCGGCCGACTCTAGTCGCGCCGGTCCCACCTCGCAGGGGCGCGCATCGGTGCACGCCGTTCAGCGCGAGGGCATCCGCCCCCGGCGGCGCTCGGCCAGCTGTTCGCGCTGCACCCGGAACACCAGCGCCACCAGCCGCTCGACGTCGATCGGGGCGACATCGACGAAGGCCACCCGCACCCGCTGGTCGTCCCCGGCGACCACCCGGACAACGGCCGGCACCAGCCCGGCGTCCGGCAGCTGGAGTTCGACGAACACGCGGGCGCCGAGGGTCAGCGGCACGGCCTGGTCCCACGCGATCGAGACTCCCCCACCGCCGATGCTGACGGTGCGGCCGCTGAACTCCTCCGGGCACCCCGGGCGCCCACCGGCC
Proteins encoded in this region:
- a CDS encoding glycerophosphodiester phosphodiesterase, with protein sequence MARHPYLDWPGPLAFAHRGGASEAPENTASAFEYAIGLGFTYLETDVHVTADGVLVAFHDEDLERTCARPGRISQLPSSQVRTALVEGKAPIPLLEDLLGAWPDARWNIDCKADDAVPALIDVLRRCSAVDRVCVGSFSDARLRRIRRAMGAELCTSLGTREAASWVVGLPLSTSALVAQVPVTHRGLTVVSPRTVARAHRRGWQVHVWTINEADEMHRLLDLGVDGLMTDRPAVLRQVLLERGQWH
- a CDS encoding type II toxin-antitoxin system VapB family antitoxin; this encodes MASMNIKDPEVRRLARVLAAQRGTSATAAVREALQEALERHEEHRQGTANRLLALADPARAVDEPLLGDTDLYDDDGLPR
- a CDS encoding type II toxin-antitoxin system VapC family toxin — translated: MIIDTSAIVAILAGEEEAAEFAHLIESVDEPWISAGTVLEASLVLGSRRQGLLDDFLDIANARVIAFDEQQLTVAREAHARFGRGSGSPARLNYGDCFAYALARTSGRPLLFKGEDFGHTDIVRASSTGE
- a CDS encoding GNAT family N-acetyltransferase → MPLPHSFSAGDLTVTVRQARADDVPAIVDLIAADQLGVTRDGIRSEADGAAYLAAFQAIDADAGEVLVVAEYDGQVIGTLQLSLIPGLARRGSLRAQLEAVRVCEDLRGRGIGAALLAWAIDEARGRGCALVQLTSDKTRADSHRLYSRLGFTASHEGFKLRL
- a CDS encoding DUF3224 domain-containing protein translates to MTSESTSSHQTTAEFSIDLTPADGLLEATGRFDFTKTWSGGMQGSSRGVMLSAGDPQSGNAGYVALEVFDGIIDGHRGQVALHQFGSMNQGGYELRYELVPGTGTAELAGITGAIDLVIDAGTHRVTVRYAIDQAE
- a CDS encoding GrpB family protein; this encodes MRRDILRCDPALRAEYAAVKCALAERDLDSMDEYIAGKNAVLQKILDAAGLASEDIEAIAAVNPAG
- a CDS encoding 2'-5' RNA ligase family protein, with the protein product MTSADVGDEAVQRPRESALLVTIGEAEPVVGALRVRLDAAAAARVPAHVTVLWPFLPADAVDHRVLDRLATLFAAHPPFDVRFERTAWFDDTVLWLAPLPREPFVELTRAVWNAYPQCPPYGGRHAGEHPHLTIGDRRPVADLLEAEQVVLPQLPISARVEQVTLMAQDSRQGSWAVVTAFPLG
- a CDS encoding nitroreductase family deazaflavin-dependent oxidoreductase, whose amino-acid sequence is MPIPLGITRINRRFLNPVTLKLVGLASLVDLEHVGRVSGRVLHTPLMAFRDGDEVTVALTYGSDVQWLKNVRAAGGARMRFGRDVVLLGPPRVLDAETGLARVPQPQRSLLRWPIQCHEFIALPVLPDGPR
- a CDS encoding N(G),N(G)-dimethylarginine dimethylaminohydrolase; amino-acid sequence: MALVRPPGPLLDQGIVTHISRSPVDLDLALDQHAGYVAALERHGWRSVVVSPADAHPDAVFIEDTVVVVDDLAVLTHPGALERRGEVVGTESALGDLGLTVARIEAPGTLDGGDVLQVGLVVYVGLGGRTNAEGIAQLSRLLASRGRTVVTVPLLEVLHLKSALTALPDGRLIGLPSLIEATSLPTIVVPPEEEGAHVVPLGGATVLMSASAPRTAQLLADQGLRPEVVEIGEFEKLEGCVTCLSVLISS